From the Blastocatellia bacterium genome, one window contains:
- a CDS encoding helix-turn-helix domain-containing protein gives MEQLKLSFDEVPISCSEQEKYHAIAPILAGKVTIKEQAQNLNQFYTTLRQWLEKFRKEGVAGLVEQRSSRQPYTPERIIVSLLYFKCCVPKIADRELARVISQSSNYQIDHKTVKSLLERYFFWKYEEFSSQIKYPIPKEIQLCRLEMVKLMEQGFSEKTIACLLGYTRHTVHKSIRRYKAQLREKNTQPWLFDHSSKPKPPTEKFSLGQ, from the coding sequence ATGGAGCAACTTAAGCTAAGTTTTGATGAAGTGCCAATAAGTTGTTCAGAACAAGAGAAATATCATGCGATAGCACCAATTTTAGCAGGAAAAGTGACAATAAAAGAGCAAGCACAAAATCTGAATCAATTTTATACAACACTAAGACAATGGCTAGAAAAATTTAGAAAAGAAGGTGTAGCAGGATTAGTAGAACAAAGAAGTTCAAGACAACCCTACACACCAGAAAGAATAATAGTAAGTTTATTGTACTTCAAATGTTGTGTACCCAAGATAGCAGACCGAGAATTAGCAAGAGTAATAAGCCAAAGCAGTAATTACCAAATAGATCACAAAACAGTAAAATCTCTTTTGGAAAGATACTTTTTTTGGAAATATGAAGAATTTAGCAGTCAAATTAAGTATCCAATTCCAAAAGAAATTCAATTGTGTCGTTTAGAAATGGTAAAACTAATGGAACAAGGATTTAGCGAAAAAACTATAGCCTGTCTTTTAGGTTACACTAGACATACAGTTCATAAATCGATAAGACGATATAAAGCACAATTAAGAGAGAAAAATACTCAGCCTTGGCTCTTTGACCATTCTAGTAAGCCAAAACCACCAACAGAAAAGTTTAGTTTGGGACAATAA
- a CDS encoding transposase family protein, producing MKLNRQLNLAPTRPVLTLVKESKEGPLKSGRAFEHTFVDFRYLDAKPEGVQLYSCLLLEGYSRTILAGSLTTSQDAGVLLRVYYLALSEFGCWEVVVSDNGGQFISKAFEKVNKRLNIYHHKNDKGHPWQNLIESQFGIQARVGEYAWSKCKTVEQAIELHHSLIHDHNTLAHFAHRHRNDGKLSPLAVLSSACGRAVTHSDLHLAFSRKCWERKTDKHGFARINKWKIYIEEGLPKTPVQVSYWDGKLRAEYDSTLLVEYSCKWDKSKLRPKSISRPILYETAFNSPQIPLFDSVLDINPKLLNTSSYYRQ from the coding sequence ATGAAGCTAAATCGCCAGCTAAATTTAGCTCCAACTCGTCCAGTTCTTACGCTAGTAAAAGAAAGTAAAGAAGGGCCACTAAAATCAGGCAGAGCATTTGAGCATACTTTTGTGGATTTTCGTTATCTGGATGCAAAGCCAGAAGGAGTACAGCTTTACTCCTGCCTTTTATTAGAAGGATACTCAAGAACTATATTAGCTGGTTCACTAACAACTAGCCAAGATGCTGGAGTATTATTAAGAGTCTATTATTTAGCTTTGTCAGAATTTGGATGTTGGGAAGTAGTGGTTAGTGATAATGGAGGCCAGTTTATCTCTAAAGCTTTTGAGAAAGTGAATAAAAGATTAAATATTTATCACCACAAAAATGATAAAGGCCATCCTTGGCAGAATTTAATAGAGTCTCAATTTGGGATTCAGGCTCGTGTTGGAGAATATGCTTGGTCTAAATGCAAAACTGTGGAGCAAGCTATTGAACTTCATCATTCACTTATCCATGATCACAACACTCTTGCTCATTTTGCTCACCGACACCGCAACGATGGAAAATTATCTCCTTTAGCAGTTCTCTCTTCTGCTTGCGGACGAGCAGTTACCCATAGCGACTTACACCTAGCTTTTAGCAGAAAATGTTGGGAAAGAAAAACTGACAAGCATGGTTTTGCTCGTATTAACAAGTGGAAAATTTATATTGAGGAAGGTTTACCCAAAACTCCAGTTCAAGTTAGCTATTGGGATGGTAAACTTCGTGCTGAATATGATTCTACTTTATTAGTTGAATACTCTTGCAAATGGGATAAATCCAAACTTCGCCCTAAATCTATTTCTCGTCCTATCCTTTATGAAACTGCTTTTAATTCTCCTCAAATTCCTTTATTTGATTCTGTTTTAGATATTAATCCTAAGTTACTTAATACCTCTTCTTATTACCGCCAATAG
- the bioD gene encoding dethiobiotin synthase → MSYGLFVTGTDTNIGKTVVCAALIHRYRASMPLCYWKPIQTGIEIDDDTATVKQLAECDKTEIFDKGFRLPRPLSPHLSAQLAGKKIRTSPLVNLIIVRCKTAWIIEGAGGVMVPINEKQLMIDLAVGFDLPVLVVARSTLGTINHTLLTLTALRDRGLQPAGVVMVGEKNPDNRLAIEQYGKVPVVAEMPHFSSLTPYTLSQWSQNNFDSENILRPYLGQNH, encoded by the coding sequence ATGAGTTATGGCCTTTTTGTTACAGGAACAGACACCAATATTGGTAAAACTGTAGTGTGTGCAGCGTTAATCCATCGTTATCGCGCAAGTATGCCGCTATGTTATTGGAAGCCTATTCAAACAGGCATAGAAATAGATGATGATACGGCAACAGTAAAACAGTTAGCTGAATGCGATAAAACAGAGATTTTTGATAAAGGTTTTCGTCTGCCTCGTCCCTTGTCCCCTCATTTATCAGCACAACTAGCAGGTAAAAAAATCCGCACATCTCCATTAGTAAATTTAATAATTGTCCGATGTAAAACAGCTTGGATAATTGAAGGGGCCGGTGGTGTGATGGTTCCTATTAATGAAAAACAACTGATGATTGACTTAGCAGTAGGTTTTGATTTACCCGTTTTGGTTGTTGCTCGTTCAACCCTAGGCACTATTAATCATACTTTGCTAACTTTAACCGCCTTACGTGATAGAGGTTTGCAACCTGCTGGTGTAGTAATGGTTGGAGAAAAAAACCCTGACAACCGATTAGCAATTGAGCAATACGGTAAAGTGCCTGTAGTTGCAGAAATGCCCCATTTTTCTAGCCTTACACCTTACACTTTAAGCCAATGGTCACAAAATAATTTTGATTCTGAAAATATTTTAAGACCATATCTAGGCCAAAATCACTAA
- a CDS encoding 8-amino-7-oxononanoate synthase, translated as MELLANLEQRVLKEIAELEKAGLRRQLNPPAGIDLSSNDYLSFSTHPAIKKAMAEAALKAGCGATASRLLRGERAEFALVESKFARFKGTKSALYFGSGYTANIGVLTAFLKPNDLVFSDQFNHASLIDGLRLSSAKKIIFPHCNLSILEELLTKETCSGQKFLVTESLFSMDGDQAPLKEYANLCKATNTALIVDEAHAIGIYGPHGTGLIESEAVEVFLSINPAGKALGVSGAFVAGPDWAIDYLIQRARPFIFSTAPPPPIAAALSTSLTLIEQEPERRKQLLELAIYLRELLILNDIAILHGNSHIIPVMIGDNEKATKIALSVQKAGFDVRAIRPPTVPVGTARLRISLNINLDEPTLRQFTSVLRKAIDNV; from the coding sequence ATGGAGCTACTTGCTAATTTAGAACAAAGAGTTCTAAAAGAAATAGCAGAACTAGAAAAAGCAGGTTTACGCCGACAGTTAAACCCTCCAGCAGGGATAGATTTATCCTCTAATGATTATTTGTCGTTCTCAACTCATCCTGCTATTAAAAAAGCTATGGCAGAAGCAGCCCTAAAAGCTGGTTGTGGTGCAACAGCTTCGCGGCTTTTACGTGGCGAAAGAGCCGAATTTGCTTTAGTAGAAAGTAAATTTGCTAGATTTAAGGGGACAAAATCCGCACTTTATTTTGGTAGCGGTTATACAGCTAATATTGGAGTTTTAACCGCTTTCTTAAAACCAAACGATTTAGTTTTTTCCGATCAATTTAATCATGCTAGCTTGATTGATGGCCTTCGTCTTAGTTCAGCCAAAAAAATTATTTTCCCTCATTGTAATTTAAGTATTTTAGAAGAGTTATTAACAAAAGAAACCTGTTCTGGACAAAAGTTTTTGGTGACAGAATCGCTTTTTAGTATGGATGGAGATCAAGCCCCGTTAAAAGAATATGCCAATCTATGTAAAGCAACTAATACAGCACTAATAGTTGATGAAGCTCATGCAATTGGTATTTATGGCCCTCATGGTACAGGTTTAATTGAAAGTGAAGCTGTAGAGGTTTTTCTTTCTATTAATCCAGCAGGAAAAGCTTTAGGTGTTAGCGGTGCTTTTGTTGCCGGGCCAGATTGGGCAATTGATTATTTAATCCAACGCGCTCGTCCTTTTATTTTTTCAACTGCTCCTCCTCCTCCAATTGCGGCAGCACTTTCAACTTCTCTAACTTTAATTGAACAAGAACCAGAACGTAGAAAACAACTTCTTGAACTAGCTATTTACTTACGTGAACTTCTTATATTAAATGATATTGCTATTCTACATGGTAATTCTCATATTATTCCAGTGATGATTGGAGATAATGAAAAGGCAACAAAAATAGCTTTATCTGTGCAAAAGGCTGGTTTTGATGTTCGTGCTATACGACCTCCTACCGTGCCAGTAGGAACAGCACGACTAAGAATTTCCTTAAATATTAACTTAGACGAACCTACTCTACGCCAATTTACTAGCGTACTAAGAAAAGCTATTGATAATGTTTAA
- the bioB gene encoding biotin synthase BioB, which produces MSTEIRDNWTLEEIEVIYTLPLPELTYRSQSVHRIYHSNSEIQGCALLSIKTGGCPEDCAYCPQAARYDTDLKAERLMSVAETLAAARSAKEQGATRFCMGAAWRNAPNNSDFDRVLEMVKGVRELNMEACCTLGMLTKEQAQALADAGLTAYNHNLDTSPDFYGEIISTRTYEDRLQTLDRVRQAGISVCCGGIIGMGENRLHRYKLLQQLANQNPHPESVPINTLVKVTGTPLANQADTDALELVRMIATARILMPKSMVRLSAGRLSLSDEAQALCFIAGANSIFMGEKLLTTANPTSDRDTELLNKLGMRLRSEEFKENNMVEIADGATC; this is translated from the coding sequence ATGTCAACTGAAATACGTGATAATTGGACGCTAGAAGAAATAGAAGTAATTTATACATTACCATTACCAGAATTAACTTATCGTTCGCAAAGCGTTCATCGTATTTATCATTCTAATTCAGAAATACAAGGATGCGCATTATTAAGTATTAAAACGGGTGGCTGCCCTGAAGATTGTGCATATTGCCCACAAGCTGCACGTTATGACACTGATCTAAAAGCAGAACGTCTAATGAGTGTAGCAGAAACTTTAGCTGCTGCACGCAGTGCTAAAGAGCAGGGAGCAACACGTTTTTGTATGGGTGCTGCTTGGCGAAATGCTCCTAACAATTCAGATTTTGATCGTGTTTTAGAAATGGTTAAAGGTGTCCGTGAGTTAAATATGGAAGCTTGTTGTACTTTAGGAATGCTTACAAAAGAACAAGCTCAAGCTTTGGCTGATGCTGGTCTAACTGCTTATAACCATAATTTAGATACATCCCCAGATTTTTATGGTGAAATTATTTCTACTCGAACTTATGAAGATCGTCTCCAAACCTTGGATAGAGTACGCCAAGCAGGTATCTCGGTTTGTTGTGGTGGTATTATAGGCATGGGAGAAAATCGCCTTCATCGCTATAAGTTATTACAACAGCTAGCTAATCAAAATCCTCATCCTGAAAGTGTTCCTATTAATACTTTAGTTAAAGTAACTGGCACACCACTAGCTAATCAAGCTGACACAGATGCTTTAGAACTTGTAAGAATGATTGCAACAGCACGGATTTTAATGCCTAAATCTATGGTGCGTCTAAGTGCTGGACGATTGTCTTTATCTGACGAAGCACAAGCACTATGTTTTATTGCTGGAGCTAATTCTATTTTTATGGGAGAAAAGCTACTTACGACAGCAAACCCAACAAGTGACCGAGACACAGAGCTATTAAATAAACTGGGGATGCGCCTTCGTTCAGAAGAATTTAAAGAAAACAATATGGTGGAAATCGCTGATGGAGCTACTTGCTAA
- a CDS encoding response regulator — MLKHTIYNIKCLFISCLIVFSTAIYVLAIDPKKDLDQYRLEEWQEGLPQNSVLSIAQTQDGYLWLGTYEGLVRFDGIKFTVFDQNNTPALKSNAVWALLVDKKGTLWISTIGGGLTSYQNQEFTNYSTKEGLASNLVYSICESIDGAIWVGTDKGLNKFKDDKIITYQDKEKGANNFIRAVYEDRQGKLWLGTDSAGTIIFDNKVFKDIPEKEKTLVKSVRGIVEDLNHNIWVYGKEGLDYFDGSKWTNYTTNDGLLDSFIRAFYVDSYGIVWIGTNNGLNCFRNGKMLTYEARNNLYNSSLRSFYEDREGILWIGTNEGLKCLKDSKIISYSTNQGLISNFVRTVYEDSKGNIWIGTERGLNSYKDNKFTTYTQSDGLVNNAIRSIIEDSQGTLWVGTVSGLNSFQNGQWSSPLINYDITALHIDKQGRLWIGTNGNGIFSYQDNNLRQFTIAEGLSSNNITVITEDKKGNLWIGTSNEGLSRFNGQGFTNFSEDIGLNKQVFSLYCDENNVLWIGTAKGLARFEADKFVYYTPKEGLFSGNIFQILEEGNNLWFSCNKGIFQVVKSELNSFAEGKISTVKSINYDKSDGMNSNQCNGSSQPAGCKTKSGKLWFPTIKGVVVLDPSENRFNEKIPPVVIEDVLVNGRSFGTKQTLSLFPGKYDLEFRFTALSYLAVEKVKFKIKLVGYDTDWKTASLDRSVNYSNLQPGDYTFIVKACNNDGIWNETGAKYVFTVDRPLWRTWGAYTIYFLLSILAIYGFVKFSERRLKQRSLLLEARVQERTEELKNTINQLKQAEKQALELKDNALASEAKTIEATNAKSLFLANMSHEIRTPMNAVIGMTGLLLNTKLTAEQQDYIETIRTSGDALLTLINDILDFSKIESGKLELEFLDFDLYSCVEESIDLVAPKAIEKNLTIAYMIDWETPSKLVSDITRLRQILVNLLSNAVKFTKQGEVLISVNSILLSNGNYEIKFSVKDTGIGIPADRIDRLFQSFSQVDSSTTRQYGGTGLGLAISHRLSELLGGRMWVESEVGKGSNFCFTIEAKHSKEKLQTYLSLQQPRLLDKKVLILIDNPTNQKILKYYAECWGMLPTIETDYKNAIDLLTLTKTFNVAILDIQTIESTNIIDFEFNKIINKVNIPIVLVTFLGQQAKFSDITNAVLVSKPIKISYLYDTLMALFGRYTGRIRRPQKLDVDKNMAERKPLRILLAEDNAINQKVAIQLLKQMGYRADTVANGLEVLSALERQSYDLVLMDIQMPEMDGLEATRQICQKWPKDKRPYIIAMTAGAMESDKEKCLSVGMSDYVSKPINVQQLQLSLERCESKTLDSNLAVENNIMTSNIDTNKANKSSEVIENKPSNLEHNFDLETRLDKTAIENLRLLQDETDPNLVSELIDIFIGESPKKLLNLQQAIETEDFSQIEHIAHALKGNASNLGAKRMQKICYQLEKAGYNASIENTPELLKELQLEFEALKSELLVEKDQ, encoded by the coding sequence ATGCTTAAGCATACTATTTATAATATTAAGTGTTTGTTTATTAGTTGTTTAATTGTTTTTTCTACTGCTATTTATGTTTTAGCAATAGATCCTAAAAAAGACTTAGACCAATATAGATTAGAAGAATGGCAAGAAGGATTGCCGCAAAATAGTGTTTTGTCCATTGCTCAAACTCAAGATGGATATCTTTGGTTAGGTACTTATGAGGGTTTAGTTCGATTTGATGGGATAAAGTTTACGGTTTTTGACCAAAATAATACACCTGCACTTAAAAGTAATGCTGTTTGGGCCTTACTAGTAGATAAAAAAGGGACTCTTTGGATTTCTACAATAGGAGGAGGATTAACTAGTTATCAAAATCAAGAATTTACTAATTACTCTACTAAAGAAGGTTTAGCCAGCAATTTAGTTTATTCCATTTGTGAAAGCATAGATGGAGCTATTTGGGTGGGTACAGACAAAGGTTTAAACAAATTTAAGGATGATAAAATTATTACTTACCAAGACAAAGAAAAGGGAGCTAATAATTTTATTAGAGCAGTTTATGAGGATCGACAAGGAAAACTTTGGTTAGGTACAGATAGTGCAGGCACAATTATTTTTGATAATAAGGTTTTTAAAGACATTCCAGAAAAGGAAAAAACTCTAGTAAAAAGTGTTAGAGGAATTGTTGAGGATTTAAACCATAATATTTGGGTGTATGGAAAAGAAGGCTTAGATTATTTTGATGGCTCTAAATGGACTAATTACACTACTAATGATGGTTTATTGGATAGTTTTATCCGTGCTTTTTATGTTGATAGTTATGGAATAGTTTGGATTGGTACAAATAATGGCCTAAATTGTTTTAGAAATGGAAAAATGCTCACTTATGAGGCAAGAAATAACCTCTATAATTCATCTTTACGTAGTTTTTATGAAGATAGAGAAGGAATTTTATGGATTGGTACAAATGAAGGCTTGAAATGTTTGAAAGATAGTAAAATAATTTCTTATAGCACTAATCAAGGACTAATAAGTAATTTTGTTAGAACAGTTTATGAAGATAGCAAAGGTAATATTTGGATTGGTACAGAACGCGGACTAAATTCTTATAAAGATAATAAATTTACTACTTATACTCAATCAGATGGCTTAGTAAATAATGCTATTCGCAGTATTATAGAGGATTCTCAAGGCACTCTTTGGGTAGGAACAGTTTCTGGATTAAATTCTTTTCAAAATGGGCAATGGTCAAGTCCACTAATTAATTATGACATTACAGCTTTACATATAGATAAACAAGGTCGTCTTTGGATAGGTACAAATGGAAATGGTATTTTTAGTTACCAAGATAATAATTTACGTCAATTTACTATAGCAGAAGGTCTATCTAGTAATAATATTACAGTAATAACAGAAGACAAAAAAGGTAATCTTTGGATTGGAACAAGTAATGAAGGACTAAGCCGGTTTAATGGTCAGGGTTTTACCAATTTTAGTGAGGATATAGGGCTAAATAAGCAAGTATTTTCATTATATTGTGATGAAAACAATGTTTTATGGATTGGTACAGCTAAAGGGCTAGCTAGATTTGAGGCAGACAAATTTGTTTATTACACCCCAAAAGAAGGGTTGTTTTCTGGAAATATTTTTCAAATCCTAGAAGAAGGAAATAACCTTTGGTTTAGTTGTAATAAAGGGATTTTTCAAGTAGTTAAATCAGAATTAAATAGTTTTGCTGAAGGTAAAATTAGCACAGTTAAATCTATTAACTATGATAAATCTGATGGAATGAACAGTAATCAATGTAATGGCTCATCACAACCTGCTGGATGTAAAACTAAGAGTGGAAAACTTTGGTTTCCAACAATTAAAGGTGTTGTAGTTCTTGACCCAAGCGAAAATAGGTTTAATGAAAAAATCCCTCCTGTTGTTATTGAAGATGTTTTGGTAAATGGTAGAAGTTTTGGTACAAAACAAACTTTAAGTTTATTTCCTGGTAAATATGACTTGGAGTTTCGCTTTACAGCTTTAAGTTATCTAGCTGTAGAAAAAGTAAAATTTAAGATTAAATTAGTAGGCTATGATACTGATTGGAAAACTGCAAGCTTGGATCGTTCTGTAAATTACAGCAATTTACAACCTGGAGATTATACTTTTATAGTAAAAGCTTGTAATAATGATGGAATTTGGAATGAAACAGGGGCTAAATATGTTTTTACCGTAGATAGACCTCTTTGGCGGACTTGGGGTGCATATACTATTTATTTTCTATTGAGTATTTTAGCTATATACGGTTTTGTGAAATTTAGTGAACGTAGGTTAAAACAACGTAGCCTACTTTTAGAAGCAAGAGTACAAGAAAGAACTGAAGAGCTAAAAAATACAATTAACCAACTTAAACAGGCCGAAAAACAAGCTTTAGAATTAAAAGATAACGCTTTAGCATCAGAAGCAAAAACTATAGAAGCCACAAATGCTAAAAGCCTCTTTTTAGCAAATATGAGCCATGAAATTCGCACTCCTATGAATGCTGTTATTGGTATGACAGGATTACTTCTAAATACCAAACTTACAGCAGAACAACAAGATTATATTGAAACTATTCGTACTAGTGGGGATGCTTTACTAACATTAATTAATGATATTTTGGATTTTTCTAAAATTGAGTCTGGTAAACTAGAATTAGAATTTTTAGATTTTGACCTCTATAGTTGTGTTGAAGAATCTATAGATTTGGTCGCACCAAAAGCAATAGAAAAAAATCTTACTATTGCTTACATGATTGATTGGGAAACACCTAGTAAATTAGTTAGTGATATTACTCGATTACGACAAATACTAGTTAACCTACTTAGCAATGCTGTTAAGTTTACTAAACAAGGAGAGGTTCTAATTAGTGTTAATAGTATACTACTAAGTAATGGTAATTATGAGATTAAATTTTCTGTTAAAGATACAGGAATTGGAATTCCAGCAGATAGGATTGATAGATTATTTCAATCATTTTCGCAGGTTGATTCTTCTACTACTCGTCAATATGGCGGAACAGGGCTGGGTTTAGCAATTAGTCATCGTTTAAGTGAACTATTAGGTGGTCGAATGTGGGTAGAAAGTGAAGTGGGAAAAGGCTCTAATTTTTGTTTTACCATTGAGGCTAAACATAGCAAAGAAAAATTACAAACCTACTTATCTTTACAACAACCACGGTTGTTAGATAAAAAAGTTTTAATTTTAATAGATAACCCAACTAATCAAAAAATACTGAAATACTATGCTGAATGTTGGGGAATGTTACCTACAATAGAAACGGACTATAAAAATGCAATAGATCTTTTAACTTTAACAAAAACTTTCAATGTTGCTATTTTAGATATACAAACTATTGAGTCTACAAATATTATTGATTTTGAGTTTAATAAAATAATTAATAAAGTAAATATACCTATAGTGTTAGTGACTTTTTTAGGACAACAAGCAAAGTTTTCTGATATTACTAACGCAGTTTTAGTAAGCAAGCCAATCAAAATTTCTTATCTTTATGATACTTTAATGGCACTTTTTGGTAGGTATACAGGCAGGATTCGCCGCCCACAGAAATTAGATGTTGATAAAAATATGGCTGAGCGTAAACCACTTAGAATACTTTTAGCAGAAGATAATGCTATAAATCAAAAAGTAGCTATACAACTTCTTAAACAAATGGGCTATAGAGCAGATACAGTTGCTAATGGATTAGAAGTTTTAAGTGCTTTAGAAAGACAATCTTATGATTTAGTGTTAATGGATATACAAATGCCAGAAATGGATGGTTTAGAAGCTACTCGTCAAATTTGCCAAAAATGGCCCAAAGATAAACGCCCCTATATTATTGCAATGACTGCTGGAGCTATGGAAAGTGATAAAGAGAAATGTTTAAGTGTTGGTATGAGTGACTATGTTAGTAAGCCTATTAATGTACAACAATTACAACTTTCATTAGAGCGTTGTGAGTCTAAAACTTTAGATTCTAATTTAGCGGTGGAGAACAATATAATGACTAGCAATATAGATACTAATAAAGCTAATAAAAGTAGTGAAGTTATAGAAAATAAGCCAAGTAATTTAGAACATAATTTTGATTTAGAAACTAGACTGGATAAAACCGCTATAGAAAATTTAAGGCTACTACAAGATGAAACAGACCCAAATCTAGTGTCAGAGTTAATAGATATTTTTATTGGAGAATCACCAAAAAAGCTTCTTAACTTACAACAAGCAATAGAAACAGAGGATTTTTCACAAATTGAGCATATAGCCCACGCATTAAAAGGTAATGCTAGCAATTTAGGGGCAAAGCGTATGCAGAAGATTTGTTATCAATTAGAAAAGGCTGGTTATAACGCTTCTATTGAAAATACTCCAGAACTATTAAAAGAGTTACAACTAGAATTTGAAGCTTTGAAAAGTGAATTATTAGTTGAAAAAGACCAATAA
- a CDS encoding NAD-dependent dihydropyrimidine dehydrogenase subunit PreA (NADH-dependent; catalyzes the conversion of pyrimidines to 5,6-dihydro compounds in pyrimidine degradation) has translation MSIDLSVNFTGLKFENPFLLASAPPTESESNILRAFEAGWGGVVTKTIGLHPVINVRGPKTKFLRASADSCQISMKKRPNTALHSSWNWELISDKVLDWWIPRISNIKKQYPEKMLIASIMAGSGSDKELAHWQDLAKSCQEAGADGLELNLSCPHMDREDMGSNIGKNQELCSYVTQVVKEVAKVPVWAKLTPSTTDIVVEARAAFRGGADAISSSNTFPSLPLIDPETLEFEIHVDGYVSSGGLGGPAILPVSLAKMAQMTLAFPEKSFSGIGGISDFSQALNYFLLGCGTVQVCTAAMLDHAIGPNVIKTLKTGMKEFLEKHTDKGWSCLEDFRGIRRERVVAQSQIARPDGADYHGGHEAVEGYSGSN, from the coding sequence ATGAGCATTGACCTTTCGGTTAATTTTACAGGATTAAAATTTGAAAATCCTTTTTTGCTTGCTTCAGCACCACCAACAGAGTCTGAAAGTAATATTTTAAGAGCTTTTGAAGCTGGTTGGGGGGGAGTAGTAACTAAAACTATTGGGCTTCATCCAGTGATTAACGTTCGTGGCCCTAAGACAAAATTCTTACGTGCTTCAGCAGATTCTTGCCAAATTTCTATGAAAAAACGTCCCAATACTGCACTGCATTCTTCTTGGAATTGGGAATTAATTTCTGACAAAGTTTTAGATTGGTGGATTCCTAGAATTAGCAATATAAAAAAACAATATCCTGAAAAAATGTTAATTGCCTCAATTATGGCCGGCTCTGGTAGTGATAAAGAGTTAGCTCATTGGCAAGATCTAGCAAAGTCTTGTCAAGAAGCTGGAGCCGATGGACTAGAGCTAAATCTTTCCTGCCCACATATGGATCGTGAAGATATGGGATCAAATATTGGAAAAAATCAAGAGCTTTGTTCTTATGTTACTCAAGTAGTAAAAGAGGTTGCTAAAGTCCCGGTTTGGGCTAAGTTAACTCCTTCAACAACAGATATTGTTGTAGAAGCTAGGGCAGCTTTCCGCGGCGGAGCAGACGCTATTAGCTCTTCCAATACTTTTCCTTCGCTTCCATTAATAGATCCTGAAACTTTAGAATTTGAAATTCATGTGGATGGTTATGTGTCTTCTGGTGGGTTAGGTGGCCCAGCTATTTTACCTGTATCTTTGGCAAAAATGGCACAAATGACTTTAGCATTCCCTGAAAAAAGTTTTTCTGGTATTGGGGGAATTTCTGATTTTTCCCAAGCTCTAAACTATTTTTTATTAGGTTGTGGTACGGTACAAGTTTGTACTGCCGCAATGTTAGACCATGCTATTGGGCCAAATGTAATTAAAACATTAAAAACAGGTATGAAAGAATTTTTAGAAAAACATACTGATAAGGGTTGGTCTTGTTTAGAAGATTTTCGTGGTATTCGCCGCGAGCGTGTAGTAGCCCAATCACAAATTGCCCGACCCGATGGAGCAGACTATCATGGCGGACATGAAGCAGTAGAGGGTTATTCAGGAAGTAACTAA